Proteins encoded in a region of the Podospora pseudopauciseta strain CBS 411.78 chromosome 6, whole genome shotgun sequence genome:
- a CDS encoding hypothetical protein (EggNog:ENOG503NYRC) — MDRTQPEDGKGHKRTRSAVKATRPRSSTKGPLDAADPLAPPPATSQPSTTIPPPSSSSTTTTTPAPTPPSPNPQLIPQPTPRMHPSHTPRAASPLPRSPALSPTPGTPRRPPPGSTAPLRPKDFSFLLRPEIFHPLTPLNIPPAFRNSTKQPPPETPLPELLEKGHFRAAAISAVQTLTGTGRTPQQPDPSDHVRIFDLLYTRWACLTLINSTDLAAQEVKALGDLNSAFYLSEDPTSGKTHHLVPWGLRVLNVRLQAIGFGDLRRAVMSYYELAREARVKLGEAMGEHDNSSRELWRERLEDLGVRVAGTLVEMGDVKGAGEHLRGLKVGDGGKMEMMRALLWLRLGDVDAARGCVMNGEGRGVTRGEKVVLALCDMADGEYEEAVAKWRELEEEEEGDEMVMVNLAVCLLYVGRMQEGRALLEGMVDAGRSSHTLLFNLTTMYELCTERARSLKVRLSEKVAAMEETNDGWEKTNADFKL, encoded by the exons ATGGATCGGACACAACCAGAAGACGGCAAGGGCCACAAACGGACCCGGTCGGCCGTCAAAG CCACCCGCCCtcgctcctccaccaaaggTCCGCTCGACGCCGCCGA ccCGCTagccccaccaccagcaacctcccaaccatcaaccaccatcccaccaccatcatcatcatcaacaaccaccacaaccccagcacccacccccccatcccccaacccacagCTCATCCCTCAGCCAACCCCCAGAATGCACCCCTCTCACACCCCCCGCGCtgcttcccccctcccccgttCCCCAGCACTTTCCCCGACACCAGGAACTCCCCGCCGGCCACCCCCAGGCAGCACCGCCCCCCTCCGACCAAAAgacttctccttcctcctccgccccgaaatcttccaccccctcaccccacTCAACATCCCCCCCGCCTTCCGCAACTCAACCAAGCAACCGCCGCCCgaaaccccccttcccgaACTCTTGGAAAAGGGCCACTTCCGCGCGGCCGCCATATCAGCCGTGCAAACCCTCACCGGAACAGGCCGCACCCCCCAGCAGCCGGACCCGTCGGACCACGTCAGGATTTTTGACCTGCTGTACACCCGGTGGGCCTGCCTGACCTTGATCAACTCGACCGACTTGGCGGCGCAGGAAGTGAAAGCGTTGGGGGATCTGAACAGCGCGTTTTATCTCTCTGAGGATCCCACGTCGGGAAAGACACATCATCTTGTTCcgtgggggttgagggtgttgaatgTACGACTGCAGGCGATTGGGTTTGGGGATTTGAGGCGGGCGGTGATGAGTTATTATGagctggcgagggaggcgagggtgaagTTGGGTGAGGCGATGGGGGAGCATGATAACTCTTCGCGGGAGctgtggagggagaggttggaggatttgggggtgagggttgcggggacgttggtggagatgggggatgtgaagggggcgggggagcacttgagggggttgaaggttggggatggggggaagatggagatgatgagggcgttgctttggttgaggttgggggatgTGGATGCCGCGAGGGGTTGTGTGAtgaatggggaggggaggggggtcacgaggggggagaaggtggttTTGGCCTTGTGTGATATGGCGGATGGGGAGTATGAGGAAGCGGTGGCGAAGtggagggagttggaggaggaggaagagggtgatgagatggtgatggtaaATCTGGCCGTTTGTTTGCTTTATGTGGGGAGGATGCAGGAG GGACGAGCATTGTTGGAGGGAATGGTGGATGCTGGTCGGTCGTCGCATACTTTGTTGTTTAATTTGACGACGATGTATGAGTTGTGCACGGAGAGGGCGCGCAGCTTGAAGGTCAGATTGTCGGAAAAGGTGGCGGCGATGGAAGAGACAAATGATGGTTGGGAGAAGACGAATGCCGATTTCAAGTTGTGA
- a CDS encoding hypothetical protein (EggNog:ENOG503P21W) yields the protein MGERINIPMVDRARDAMIAISFLWVVFGFVVAGRVVARHRGIGLGLDDVLAVAAFCLTGTTIGFNAAVFSSGVGHDMVPDSPLFPTLMNNLEFMMKITFIFTIVYVWALFALKMSQLWFYLRAFSVHLKVWIWIVSGICIAWAIIFTFVLTFLCDPIEQQWTLMRIGKCMDQILVLKCVIMTNILTDLMIIVLPMRTVWSLQMRTTEKVAVASCFAIGLACVVIGLVRFGEIFVIDMVGNFTGTSFTTFMLCSIELMLAGICINIPMLRPFYTRWRKKYKSSADNSGYADPSTGQGARSGKATPLPSVKGNYNAWIELEDDKDRDSDSNNDGCSERKLTTSTAARPDPEVGSPTEPSAIHVSTKWTITRD from the exons ATGGGCGAAAGGATAAACATCCCCATGGTCGACCGGGCCCGGGACGCCATGATTgcgatatcttttttatGGGTCGTCTTTGGGTTTGTGGTTGCCGGCAGGGTGGTTGCTCGACACAGGGGAATCGGGCTCGGACTCGATGATGTTCTGGCTGTCGCTGCCTTT TGCCTTACTGGAACCACCATCGGGTTCAATGCTGCAGTCTTTTCCTCAGGTGTAGGGCACGACATGGTCCCAGACTCCCCGCTATTTCCCACAC TCATGAACAACCTGGAGTTCATGATGAAGATTACCTTCATTTTCACCATCGTTTACGTCTGGGCCTTGTTTGCCCTCAAGATGAGCCAGCTGTGGTTTTACCTTCGCGCCTTTTCCGTACATCTCAAGGTCTGGATCTGGATCGTCTCGGGCATTTGCATAGCCTGGGCCATCATTTTCACCTTTGTCTTGACCTTCCTCTGCGACCCCATTGAGCAACAGTGGACACTGATGCGTATTGGCAAATGCATGGACCAAATCTTGGTGCTGAAGTGTGTCATCATGACCAACATCTTGACTGACCTCATGATCATCGTCCTACCCATGCGGACGGTTTGGTCACTGCAAATGAGGACGACAGAAAAGGTTGCCGTTGCTTCGTGCTTTGCCATCGGACTCGC TTGCGTCGTTATCGGCCTCGTCCGCTTTGGTGAAATCTTTGTCATCGACATGGTTGGCAACTTCACCGgcacctccttcaccactTTTATGCTCTGCAGCATCGAACTCATGCTTGCTGGCATCTGCATCAACATTCCGATGCTCCGGCCCTTTTACACTCGGTGGAGAAAGAAGTACAAGTCGTCCGCCGACAACTCTGGCTATGCCGACCCCAGCACAGGCCAAGGCGCACGAAGCGGCAAGGCCACGCCATTACCATCAGTCAAAGGCAACTACAATGCTTGGATCGAGTTG GAGGACGACAAAGACCGCGACTCGGACAGCAACAACGACGGGTGCTCTGAACGCAAGCTGACAACGTCAACAGCAGCACGCCCTGACCCAGAAGTCGGCTCCCCAACCGAACCCTCGGCCATCCACGTCTCGACAAAGTGGACCATCACTCGGGACTAA
- a CDS encoding hypothetical protein (EggNog:ENOG503P10Q; COG:Q), translating to MDDGIPTTSTMESKHMSGILSADGLKSAITLTSVLSVVGVWLGYRILVCLYNISPFHPLSRFPGPKIAAASYAYEAYHDWIRGGRYGPKIQEMHKRYGPIVRINPDELHCSDPYFTDEIYAGPGRIRDKWQHQLNTGGAGPVSVTGFSTVPHELHRSRKGALSKFFSRQQMFKLEGEVLDFCHLTIDKMLRWSGKEAFDIKEAFNCFTADVISQYAFGESMGFIAQEQWEPNLATWTGSFMKSAYLMRHNALVRKMTNVMPLVADYLGEDIKNVMHQMGTVIPGYIKASLDDPNGGRVFAELVKSKALPAEEMTMYRLSGEGFNFLLAGTETTAATLSVITFWLLQQPETYRKLMDNLQGLTPTSIKWAELEQRPYLWAIVHESLRMMPGVSHRSARIARTEDLVYRTRDDKTEWVIPRGTPIGMTSMINHFNEELFPNPHSFSPERWLIDGKPNYKLQKFLIAFGKGSRSCIGESLAYCEVYLMTALIAMRIIPRAKLVNTTYEDNLKYDHDCIVPHSRNGPVTVHVRIQ from the exons ATGGATGACGGGATTCCTACGACGTCAACCATGGAGTCGAAACATATGTCAGGCATTTTGAGTGCTGACGGCCTCAAGTCggccatcaccctcacctccgTTTTGTCAGTGGTTGGCGTTTGGCTCGGCTACCGCATCCTTGTTTGCCTGTACAACATCTCGCCCTTCCATCCTCTCTCCCGCTTCCCCGGGCCCAAGATCGCGGCTGCCAGTTACGCGTATGAAGCCTACCATGACTGGATTCGCGGGGGAAGATACGGCCCCAAGATTCAGGAGATGCATAAGCGCTATG GCCCAATCGTGAGAATCAACCCGGATGAGCTTCACTGTTCCGACCCCTACTTCACCGATGAGATCTATGCCGGTCCTGGACGCATCAGAGACAAATGGCAGCATCAGCTCAACACGGGTGGTGCCGGCCCTGTTTCCGTGACGGGCTTCTCGACTGTTCCCCACGAGCTTCACCGTTCGCGCAAGGGTGCCCTGTCCAAGTTCTTTTCCCGCCAGCAGATGTTCAAGCtcgagggggaggtgctCGACTTCTGCCACTTGACGATTGACAAGATGCTCCGCTGGTCTGGGAAGGAGGCTTTTGACATCAAGGAGGCCTTCAACTGCTTTACCGCCGACGTCATTTCCCAGTATGCTTTTGGTGAATCCATGGGCTTCATCGCTCAAGAACAGTGGGAGCCCAATCTTGCGACATGGACCGGCTCCTTCATGAAGAGTGCTTATCTGATGAGGCACAACGCCCTGGTCCGCAAGATGACGAACGTGATGCCCCTCGTGGCTGATTATTTGGGCGAGGATATCAAGAATGTGATGCACCAGATGGGCACTGTCATCCCTGGCTACATCAAGGCGTCTCTGGATGACCCTAACGGCGGCCGTGTGTTTGCTGAGCTTGTCAAGTCCAAGGCTCTCCCTGCGGAGGAGATGACTATGTATCGTCTCTCTGGTGAGGGGTTCAACTTTTTGCTTGCCGGTACCGAGACCACCGCG GCCACCCTGTCCGTCATCACATTTTGgcttctccaacaacccGAAACCTACAGAAAACTGATGGATAACCTCCAAGGTCTGACACCGACCAGCATCAAGTGGGCCGAGCTCGAACAGCGCCCGTACCTCTGGGCCATTGTCCACGAATCCCTCCGCATGATGCCCGGTGTCTCGCACAGATCGGCCAGAATCGCCCGTACCGAGGATCTGGTGTACCGCACCCGGGATGACAAAACTGAATGGGTCATCCCCAGAGGCACTCCTATCGGCATGACCAGCATGATCAACCACTTCAACGAGGagctcttccccaacccacacTCCTTCTCCCCGGAGCGGTGGTTGATTGACGGAAAGCCAAATTACAAGCTGCAGAAGTTCTTGATTGCCTTTGGCAAGGGCAGCCGGTCGTGCATTGGTGAGAGCTTGGCCTACTGCGAGGTGTATCTCATGACTGCCCTGATCGCCATGCGCATCATTCCAAGGGCCAAGCTCGTCAACACCACGTATGAGGACAACCTCAAGTACGATCATGATTGCATTGTGCCTCATTCCAGAAACGGTCCTGTCACTGTCCATGTGCGGATCCAGTAG
- a CDS encoding hypothetical protein (COG:S; EggNog:ENOG503P3BV), whose protein sequence is MGTLVPPWYKPDPPSEHSLDLASFLWGASTAIACFSFAKAVRQARRSWLHTHKVNAYIVMVWLEWTACVIMSVVSWLFLIGIIPVSFWIFFGLLVLWVVQIQCLSQILCNRLSLLFFNPDDARRLKLGVGLAVGVINISVFCIWLPARLQISETFINLNNIWDRVEKALFLVIDFCLNIYFMYMVRTKLIANGLKKYELVYKFNLSMIVVSLLLDVGIIALMSWEDDAVYMQAHPLVYLVKLCVEMNLAELLGKVIQKSRERRTTPFLRTHIGNITSPLTRTTTAATATTTANTMPTSILPDENIFGGCPHFRHLPGCNWDNTNNNNNDARLFHRNWNLNMAGSAGHREGSYTGGELYNYFAHGRPGERRRTTGDILDDAAGLWSSGEDTPVVSPRVERDIEAEGGLGSLGRNNQERRDDRGSETNRARGGKAGVERPTGSRKPSAGSSTLVQQESGSGSGSRGSSIRKEGRDKREGEDHRRSRHDR, encoded by the exons ATGGGAACACTTGTTCCTCCCTGGTACAAACCAGATCCACCCAGCGAGCACTCGCTGGACCTCGCCAGCTTCCTCTGGGGAGCCTCGACAGCCATCGCATGCTTCAGCTTTGCCAAGGCTGTCCGCCAGGCCAGGCGGTCATGGCTTCATACCCACAAGGTCAACGCCTACATTGTCATGGTGTGGCTGGAGTGGACTGCCTGCGTGATCATGTCGGTCGTCAGCTGGTTGTTCCTCATTGGCATCATCCCGGTGAGCTTTTGGATCTTCTTTGGTCTTC TCGTTCTCTGGGTAGTTCAG ATCCAATGCCTTTCCCAAATCCTCTGCAaccgcctctccctcctcttcttcaaccccgACGACGCCCGGCGCCTCAAACTCGGCGTTGGCCTCGCCGTCGGCGTGATCAACATCAGCGTCTTTTGCATCTGGCTCCCCGCCCGCCTCCAGATCAGCGAGACGttcatcaacctcaacaacatctGGGACAGGGTTGAAAAGGCCCTCTTCCTGGTCATCGACTTCTGCCTCAACATCTACTTCATGTACATGGTCCGCACAAAGCTGATCGCCAACGGACTGAAGAAGTACGAGTTGGTATACAAGTTCAACCTGTCCATGATAGTCGTGTCGCTGTTGCTGGATGTGGGTATCATTGCTCTGATGTCGTGGGAAGATGATGCTGT ATACATGCAAGCACACCCCCTCGTCTACCTCGTTAAACTCTGCGTTGAAATGAACCTAGCCGAGCTACTAGGTAAAGTCATCCAGAAGTCCCGCGAGCGTCGCACCACCCCGTTTCTCCGAACCCACATCGGTAATATCACCTCGCCGTTGACACGAACGACAACAGCAGCCACTGCTACCACGACAGCCAATACGATGCCCACGTCAATACTACCCGACGAGAACATCTTTGGGGGGTGCCCGCACTTTCGGCATCTTCCAGGTTGCAACTGGGataacaccaacaacaacaacaacgatgcGAGACTATTTCACCGAAATTGGAACCTCAATATGGCTGGGTCTGCTGGGCATAGGGAAGGGAGTTATACCGGGGGGGAATTGTATAATTATTTTGCGCATGGGCGACCGGGggaaagaaggaggacgacgGGGGATATTTTGGATGATGCGGCGGGTTTGTGGAGCAGTGGGGAGGATACTCCGGTGGTGAGCCCCcgggtggagagggatattgaggcggagggggggttggggagtttggggagaaATAATCAGGAGCGGAGAGATGATAGGGGTAGTGAGACCAACAGAGCTCGGGGCGGGAAAGCGGGTGTTGAGAGGCCCACCGGGTCCAGGAAACCTAGCGCTGGGTCGAGCACGCTTGTCCAGCAGGAGAGTGGCAGTGGGAGTGGTAGTCGTGGGAGTAGTATcaggaaggaagggagggataagagggagggggaggaccATAGGAGGAGTAGGCATGATAGGTAA
- a CDS encoding hypothetical protein (EggNog:ENOG503PYQU) gives MTRILITLLAAAAAIQQAIALPVADADVDLVATRPPRPTGRPTGFVPPVKPTKSVVLPPKPTRSVVLPPKPTKSVKPPPPKPTKSAAPPKPTKPVLPPKPTKPVLPPKPTKPVLPPKPTKSKAARDEPKPTRSVRPPPPKPTKSAVVPPKPTKPVTPPKPTKPVLPPKPTKPVTPPKPTKPVTPPKPTKPVTPPKPTKPVTPPKPTKSVVLPPKPTKSVVLPPKPTLSVVLPPKPTKPPVLTISRTARPPRPTLTRTKAAREEPPKPTKPVTPPKPTKPVTPPKPTKPVTPPKPTKPVTPPKPTKPVTPPSPPSQ, from the coding sequence ATGACTCGCattctcatcaccctcctcgctgCGGCTGCGGCCATTCAGCAGGCCATTGCCCTGCCTGTGGCTGATGCCGATGTCGACCTTGTGGCTACTCGTCCCCCCCGCCCGACTGGCCGTCCCACAGGCTTTGTTCCTCCCGTCAAGCCGACCAAGTCTGTGGTTCTTCCGCCCAAGCCTACCAGGTCCGTGGTTCTCCCGCCCAAGCCTACCAAGTCGGTTAAGCCGCCTCCCCCGAAGCCGACCAAGAGCGCTGCTCCTCCCAAGCCGACCAAGCCagtcctccctcccaagccGACTAAGCCGGTCCTTcctcccaagcccaccaagccGGTCCTaccccccaagcccaccaagtCCAAGGCTGCTCGCGATGAGCCCAAGCCTACCCGCTCCGTccgccccccgccccccaagCCGACCAAGTCCGCTGTTGTGCCCCCCAAGCCAACCAAGCCCGTGACTCCTCCCAAGCCCACGAAGCCggtcctccctcccaagccGACTAAGCCAGTGACCCCTCCAAAGCCTACCAAGCCTGTCACTCCCCCCAAGCCTACCAAGCCTGTCACCCCTCCCAAGCCAACCAAGCCTGTCACCCCTCCCAAGCCAACCAAGTCTGTCGTCCTTCCTCCTAAGCCAACCAAGTCTGTCGTCCTTCCCCCCAAGCCGACTCTCTCCGTTGTGCTCCCGCCCAAGCCAACCAAGCCCCCCGTCTTGACCATCAGCCGCACCGCTCGCCCGCCTCGCCCAACACTGACCAGGACCAAGGCTGCCCGTGAGGAgccccccaagcccaccaagccagtCACTCCCCCCAAGCCTACCAAACCGGTCactccccccaagcccaccaagccagtGACCCCTCCCAAGCCAACGAAGCCCGTCACTCCCCCTAAGCCAACGAAGCCAGTGACtcccccaagcccaccaagccagtga